In Episyrphus balteatus chromosome 4, idEpiBalt1.1, whole genome shotgun sequence, the sequence GAATAACAATcaatttgaagaagaaaaaaaaaaattcagatacATTCGTTCAATTATTAGATTAAGTTCTTAAGACGATCCAAGATCATATAAAAACCCTCGTCGAGGTTTCTAGCCTCATCAGTTACTTTAAGCATCTTCCGCGATAGAGTTCATCATGTTTAAGGTATTCGTTTGTGTTTTTGTGTTGGCTGTGGCAGCTGTTAGTGCTGACTACGATTTTAAAGATTCCGAATTCAGTAAGATACTTTTGGGAAGTTTTCTTGTCAAAATTTTATaagtgaatatttttgttttagatgaACTTTTATTCGATGATTTTCAATCGGCTCTTGATGATGAGGAGGCTTTGAGATTCCGTCGTGACACTGAAACAGCTGATGGCCATAAAGAATGCATGAGGGAAAAGCACAATAAGGATAAAAATAACTTCTGCTGTAATGGAAAAGCTGACGAAGCTCATTTAGAAGTCATGAAGGAGGTCAGAAAAGAATGCATGGCTCAAGTTCGTGGTCCAAATCGTAAGTTATAAGTCGACTTCTTGAACTTTTCTTTAACAATCTCTCTCATTCAGCAACTAGCTATGATCCTTTTGACTGTGAACAAGTTAAAGCAATGAAAGAACAATGCGTTTGTACTGCTGAATGCATTTCTAAGCGATTCAATCTCATCGACGAACATGGTGAATTGAAACGTGAATTGGTTTTGGTTAATCTTCGTGCCAAGCTTGGTGACCAAACCCAATGGAAACCAGAAGCTATCGAAGGATTAGTTGATAACTGTTTAGGTGAATTGAATGCTACCAAGGAAATGGAAGCTAagaaaaatgaatcattggaAAAAGAAAGCAGAGAAGAAAAAGTCGGATGCAATCCATATCCTTTACAATTCTATCATTGTTTCTGGAGAGAGGCTGTCCAAAGGTGTCCAGCTGAATTACAAAGTGACCATGGCAAATGCAAGAAAATCAGGGAAGCATTGGCTAAGGGAGATAAATCAATTAAGCCGTTCCTTCATCATTTTGGACCACATGGTGATGATAAGAAAAGTTGGGATTAgatttttgaattgattttacaCATTTGGAATGATACTTGACTtgcaaatgaattttggaataaaatatttatttttttctatttgaaacCAATAcgaaagattttctttttttaaatccgtGAATTAATAATCGAGATGCCTATTAAGATATTTCTCATTGAAATTGGACCAAAAAATACCCAGCCAAAATACTACTTTAATGTTAAAGAATTAATTCAATATTTGATGGAATTACAttgaaaaattggaaattttggcCCTCAGACAAACGATGAGTTAGATgtcattaaaaaagtatttttcctAAATCAATTGTTCATATGCCGACAAGCCTCAATTAGAGAAAAAAGTAGAGTTGCCAATTTTAAAATTGGGAGCTTTTATGTGGCATATAACTAATAAATACTCTCATATCTTTTTAGCATGGTCAAAgaagatgaaaattttttaaatgccataTAACAGccaaaatagtgaaaaaaataataaaataataggcCTACAAATATGGCACccctattcaaataaaaaaacatcaaaaaaatcttttttgaacaaaaaagttaaattttgtgtgCACTTAAAGcctaaaatgtttaaaattttaagctaaatttgtatttctttcaaaaatactttcaaGTTTTCTCTGTGATTAACAGAATTTGAAAAAGGGAAAGACACAAAATCGTTTGAGTCGTTTTTGAAGAACTTTTCTATATATTGGTTGTATGGCAAATACTGTTaatttaagtattaaaaaacacttcaatttcctaaaaaaaaaaaaatatcatcagtaCCTAATCTCCATGCCAATAAGTTAGAAGCATCAGCATGGCCTATTGAAAATACTGAGCTAAAGTGTTGAACGCTGTTGTTGCACACAATTaatcggcaaccctactcaaaagcttaaaaaacgcaaaaattactctatcaaatattatacactttggccaaaaaacaagtgattttagtgtttttagcatttggatagggttgccgagtacttgtctgcatttgcgaggtagcactcgacattttttttagatagaagagagtattatctaaaatatggtttatagtttagctttctagtgcataaaaagttatactgttttgttcaaagaagatttttgtcagtgttgttttcatttggattgggttgccacatttgtagggttacgttctttgtattattttattatttttttttttactattttgactttcgttagacatttcaaaaaaatttttatctggccaaacaacaaagatatgaatgtattagttgtGTGATaacttttcctttaaaatagggttgccacatggaagttcccattttagaagtggcaatcctattttttagttttcagtatcaacttatctttcatttgacactaattttaaccttatgagctaagtaactcgactttcgcctctccgactaatagataaagaaaaaaatctataaattcaagtttcaaatatttaagcatattttgtacagtaaataattttttagggtCAGAATCTCAGTATTTATCAGAATAATTGACTCGAgtttattttgaacaaattatttcaattttggataaaaatgcACTTCAACCGTCAATACAGTTTGTTTTAGCGTTTTTAAAACAATGCCTACTTTGAAAACTTTaagaatgtttatttttttttataacaaaaaaacttctcatattttttaatttttagattgaggtaggtatataaaaaaaattaaactaatgtGAAATTATTAGAGTAAAATCTAAAAtgtaaaagtattttattagcatcattaaatttcttaaattttctctttaattttttgCCTACTGGTTGTCAACTTCGGTGAAATTACCCCAAAATCTACTATCAAAATTTTCAGGTAAAATTTATCTAAAAACGTGTAATAcgaatatttaagttttgtatatttttgtacaGTATCCGACCTCAAAACattcaatcaaaaaaatattatttttaagtgtATCACACTTtactttaaatacaaaaatccacattaaattaaaatgtcttcacataaaaataaacagattttcttactaaatcaaatgcaattattttaaattgaaaaattcaagaaattcaCAAGATTATTtcgctttattaaaaaaaacaaaagtcttTTTAGCAAGAAACCATGAAGGTTTCTTCTTAATTCagtaaaaaaattctatttgtttttagtatactttttttttttctccgtgcatCAATACCATATCGCGTTTgtcattatttttcaataaatttgaaatgaaaCTAAAAATTCATTGACAATATCGATTATATTGTCTCTATTTGATTTATTCTTTtacaattgtttaaaaattgataaaggAAGTAGGaacaaattaataaatgaaatgaaaatgaaatctaattacatgagtaatattttttataaacgcATTTTTTCAATCATTCATTGATAAAATTGAATGAATTCATTGATAGATTTTCACTTATAAATATCTTTATAAATATCGACATAAAAATATCACAGGTATTATACGATTGCTCCACATTAGAAATctatttgtaataaaatattcatttattcTTCACTTCAGACAAtgatacataaataattttatagaaatatCATAAAACTTGCTTCTGATCTTATTAGCAATACAAAtgtataatattatttataattcaataaaaaaaattaaatccaaacACTTCCGCCGGCACGAGAATGCCCCAAATAAAGTACTACTTTGTGTCAAACAAGTCTTTAAGAATGCATCTGAAACCGAGTTGTAATTCCCCTTCTTTGATCATAAAAATCTATCGACTCACAATGAAAATGTTCAAAGCACGAGGCATTACACGCGAAAGCTACTACCAACTATCTGGGCACAGTTACTATATAAAAGCCAACCTACCAATCTTAGTCAATACCAGTTTCGTTTTGGACCTTTCTCCGTAACGTACCCAAGCTATACCTTCGTCAATAATTATGTTAAAACTTATTGTGTGTTTTTCGGTCTTATTTGTTGTTTCCTTCGTTACAGCTGATTATGACTTCAATGATTCTGATTTTAGTAAGAATTTTATTGAAGACATCAAAAGTTACAATATTAATCAAATCAATCTTTTTAGATGAACTGATTTTCCAAGATCTAACAACAGAAATTGAAGATAAGCCACTTCGAGTTAGACGTGGCGCTGATGTAGAATCTGCATCAGATAATCCAAAAGATAGTCATCGAAAGAAagctaaagaagaaaaagatgCTCATTGTTGTAGTGGCGAAAAGGGTAACCCTCAAGAAATAGAAGCTGCAAAAGAGGTCAAAAATAAGTGTATTGCTGAAATTCGTGGTGAGAGTGGAACCGGTAAGTCAATTATATTGTCAAGACGTCAATGAACTTGATCTTaagtttgtttatatatttttttgtaattttattgaacttgttttTGCAGACGATGAACTAGGCTATGATCCACTCAGCTGTGAAGGCGTTCAAGCTATGAGGGAGAAAACAATTTGTGCTGCTGAATGTATCGTTAAGAAGTTGAATTTACTAGACGTTAATGGGGAATTTAAGCGTGATGCATTATTAAATCATACACGCAAGTTAATTGGCGAAAGTAAATGGAAGACACCGGTGTTGGAGGAATATCTTGATGGATGTTTGAGTTCATTGAAAAACTCCACaacaacttctacagaagttgAAAAAGAGAAGAGTGAAAAACAATCATGTAATACAGCACCATTGGAATTGCATCATTGCATGTGGAAGAAATTTGTTGAAGGTTGTCCAGTAGAGCAACAAATCGATAGCAAAAAATGCAGAAAGGTTAGGGAACGTTTGACAAAAGGTGATACTTCTTATGCTGAGAAGACTTTTAAGAAACTTTTTAAACATCGTCATTGAAAATAtcgaaagaacaaaaaaaaagtgttcaatattgtgtatttgaataaattgaagatattataaattattttgtcaaattaggcttgttattattttgaaacttgaaaaattgtgtatttttgttccatcataacttctaaactacatTTCATAATTTGTGAAATTGTGTATCGTTGGAAGAGTCTTTTTTGTCTGCTGGTTATAGgctttttgacaaaaacttaaGCTTAATATGACACTCTTTAAacgcaaaatttcaaattattgattttaaagGCCTGAATTTTAACTACCTTTGGCTCTTGGCCTCAACAAAAAATTGCACAAACTTTTGGAAGTTGCGTTGTTTCGGATATTTTGTTTATATCTTTTGAACTTAAGCACAGGTAAgataggcattaaaaaaaaaaatgtttacactcatgaaacttggcaaaaagtttgcttttgggatagcAACCAAGGATAagaaaagtctataaaaaaaaaattgagtgaaaGGGGGTTTTTCGCCAATAAGAGATAGGTGGTGATGGTCAAAAATATGTATAGGtagtgaaaaaagttgtttgtggaatatcatcatatgacacatgtttttaaggtattttttgatgatgaatttaatgacattaaaataaagtcaatacgattgctctaagaaaagttattgccgattaaaaaaaggatgtttgtttttttacttcaacaggtaaaatataactaatcgaaaaacatgctacactgataaaattcgggatgaagattTAAGATAAAGTAGGGATTTATAAGGAtttataaagttcttaaaaatatttttggtaaaagggtgtttttttgatgggttgagttatgtgtgagaaaggtatcatagcagctgacataattttttttaattttttaaacttggtaagaatgttttgttttttacaagaactaagaatctacagagtatacaaaattttcttgagtgaaagggttttttttttttttttaagaaatgatgaaattcagaattagtataggtaccacaaaaactttgacaaaaatgttacactaatgaaaattggtacaaatgtttcatttataaccgAATCCAAGAATCTTAGccgtctataaaaatattttagatggaagagtgttttgttttttgttaaataaggaAAATCTGCGATAAGTCCATTAAAATCAATATTATAagaggtacccttacgaaatttattagaaatattgtCTTTCCCATGGGTATTACGAATAAAATATGTctaggtatacaatttttttttttatgtaaaatggtgtttttttaggtgttGGGAAAATGTGGGTATATTGGAAAAGGTAAGTAAAAATAGTGGTACCTGCAATAAGGTATGTTATACTTTTGAGATTAAAAAACatgaatctaaagtgtctataagaatatcatttttaaaacggtgttttttttttttttttttgagtaaaaacaaaaatgatgggtaagataaaagagttttcataaaaaaatttaggtgaaagggtgtttttttttcgaatagacagtaaaatctgtaattggtcccgaAAAACTAAAGTATGAACTTAAGTATgaacgttcaatttgtcatcgaaaccaaaaataaaatgagacATTGGCTTTTTTTGACCAATTACATATATTAcagtccgcgaaaaaacacccttcttcccaattttttcttatagacttttttgatccTTGATTCTTATCCccaaagcaaactttttgccaatttTCAAGAGTGTAGcaattttcctttttataatGTGGATTGTATGTACTGTAGGTACTTCATGTACTTTAAgggcttttattttttctaagcaaatgTCGCACATCAAAAGCTCTTTAAgttgaatattttctttatattattgttcAGTCTTATTTTGATACaacctttttcgaaaaaaagagaaaaacaaatgTCTCGACAGAATTTCCTCATcctatttaattaatttttttctcttttgaaaacaactgatccaaaaaaaaaagcaataaacaCAAAAAGACACAAATAGCAGAGAAAGagacacaaaaaattaatactcgataaaataatttcttcatTACAACATTAGTGCTatttgtatgccattttatgtaggtatgttatttgtttctatttgcttattttgttgttcttctattttttgtctgttctttttatgtttttttgatatGTCACATAGTTGTCGTTTCCAGTCCAGCAGCGATATAATACGAGTATTATATCCTTTTGCTTTACTCAAACTCCCTACACAATTACCTCCCTAGAAAACATTTCATTAAGATTGTGTCAGAAGCCGGAAATCGATTTCCTATTTACATATTTATGGAAGAAACATCCGTCTATTGAGTTTAGTATTGATTCATTGACCATTAGTTACTATGATGTTATATAGTGAGCCTGTGttcttttgcgttttttttttttttttatttcaaaggaCATGTAAACAGTAATTAtcctttttgtattgttttgatcaaaatctaatgTATCTGATAATATCAAAGAACAATTTTATGGGAATAAGAATTTGGGAgtgggtatatttttttttgatttccgacGACAAAAGCCactaatgtaaaaaataaaaacaaaaactaacttGCTCTCTTGAGAAACGAAAATAATtatgaaactttaaatttaatttttttttaatgataaatttcTTAAGGTATTGATTTTGTCAAATTATCCatgcacagaaaaaaaaaatatatggtagttttttcgtaaatatttattttttgtttttattatagtGATAAGCGAACCATATTAAAACAATTCATTGAACTTGAAAGGCAATTAACGTGTTTATTTttggcattttatttatttatttattcattttattgtttgttgttgtaaaatTATACTATGAATGCTTCCACCtcaaaaatgtgaatttttggaaactttttctatttaaaataaaatgcacggttTGGTTGCACATACTTGCTGTTATATGGTAAAAGTTGATTAAAatgttaagctttttttttaaattataaaagaataatttaattttaatattattaatgtctaagaattttaagaaaaaatataatgtgtGTGGTTTTGGTATGTTATTCAATTTATTGAATaacaatgaattaaaaaaaaaaaaatttaatcgttttgaaattgattttctcGCTAACGAtttgactaatttttttaataaaaaataattttagtaacattattttaaaacttaagaaatttttttaaactatatataatttggacttttttttaattttaaatattttttttttgaaaaatcagtatttttaaaacgtcttaatcaattttttttttgaaattttatttctaaacatgtatgtgaaaaaacattttgtccacaaggacatacaattttttttttaattttcaaaaatttttataagtcTTAATTTAAGAGAACTTCATTGAGTGcaaagtgtgccttcatcgagtaaaaagtcctaattaaaaagttttcatattgtACGAGAACTTCAGTAATTGAAAAGtttgccttcatggagtaaaaagtcctcattaaaaattcttcatgttgtatgagaacttcagtgagtgaaaagtatgccttcatcgagtaaaaattccccattaaaaagtcttcatattgtatgagaacttcagtgagtgaaaagtgtgccttcatcgagtaaaaattcaacattaaaaagtcttcatattgtatgagaacttcagtgagtgaaaagtgtgccttcatcgagtaaaaattcctcattaaaaagtcttcatattgtatgagaacttcagtgagtgaaaagtgtgaattcatcgagtaaaaattcctcattaaaaggtcttcatattgtatgagaacttcagtgagtgaaaagtgtgccttcatcgagtaaaaattcctcattaaaaagtcttcatattgtatgagaacttcagtaagtgaaaagtgtgccttcatcgagtaaaaattcctcatttaaaagtcttcatattgtatgagaacttcagtgagtgaaaagtgtgccttcatcgagtaaaaattcctcatttaaaagtcttcatattgtatgagaacttcagtgattgaaaagtgtgccttcatccagtaaaaactcctcattaaaaattcttcatgttgtatgagaacttcagtgagtgaaaagtgtgccttcatcgagtaaaaatgcctcattaaaaattcttgatgttgtatgagaacttcagtgattgaaaagtgtgccttcatccAGTAAAAACTAGtcattaaaaattcttcatgttgtatgagaacttcagtgagtgaaaagtgtgacttCATAGAGTCTTTATATTCAAAAAGTCTTTATATTTTACGAGAACTtcagtgagtgaaaagtgtgccttcatcgagtaaaaatacctcattaaaaattcttcatattgtatgagaacttcagtgagtgaaaagtgtgccttcatcgagtaaaaattcctcattaaaaagtcttcatattgtatgagaacttcagtgagtgaaaagtgtgaattcatcgagtaaaaattcctcattaaaaggtcttcatattgtatgagaacttcagtgagtgaaaagtgtgccttcatcgagtaaaaattcctcattaaaaagtcttcatattgtatgagaacttcagtgagtgaaaagtgtgccttcatcgagtaaaaattcctcattaaaaagtcttcatattgtatgagaacttcagtgagtgaaaagtgtgaattcatcgagtaaaaattcctcattaaaaggtcttcatattgtatgagaacttcagtgagtgaaaagtgtgccttcatcgagtaaaaattcctcattaaaaagtcttcatattgtatgagaacttcagtaagtgaaaagtgtgccttcatcgagtaaaaattcctcatttaaaagtcttcatattgtatgagaacttcagtgagtgaaaagtgtgccttcatcgagtaaaaattcctcatttaaaagtcttcatattgtatgagaacttcagtgattgaaaagtgtgccttcatccagtaaaaactcctcattaaaaattcttcatgttgtatgagaacttcagtgagtgaaaagtgtgccttcatcgagtaaaaatgcctcattaaaaattcttgatgttgtatgagaacttcagtgattgaaaagtgtgccttcatccAGTAAAAACTAGtcattaaaaattcttcatgttgtatgagaacttcagtgagtgaaaagtgtgacttCATAGAGTCTTTATATTCAAAAAGTCTTTATATTTTACGAGAACTtcagtgagtgaaaagtgtgccttcatcgagtaaaaatacctcattaaaaattcttcatattgtatgagaacttcagtgagtgaaaagtgtgccttcatcgagtaaaaattcctcattaaaaagtcttcatattgtatgagaacttcagtaagtgaaaagtgtgccttcatcgagtaaaaattcctcatttaaaagtcttcatattgtatgagaacttcagtgagtgaaaagtgtgcttTCATCGAGTAAAAAtgcctcattaaaaagtcttcatattgtatgagaacttcagtgagtgaaaagtgtgccttcatcgagtaaaaattcctcattaaaaagccttcatattgtatgagaacttcagtgagtgaaaagtgtgccttcatcgagtaaaaatgcctcattaaaaagtcttcatattgtatgagaacttcagtgagtgaaaagtgtgccttcatcgagtaaaaattcctcattaaaaattcttcatgttgtatgagaacttcagtgagtgaaaagtgtgacttcatagagtctttatatttaaaaatctttatatTTTACGAGAACTtcagtgagtgaaaagtgtggCTTCACCGAGTAAAAACTCCtcattaaaaattcttcatattgtatgagaacttcagtgagtgaaaagtgtgccttcatcgagtaaaaattcctcattaaaaagtcttcatattgtatgagaacttcagtgagtgaaaagtgtgaattcatcgagtaaaaattcctcattaaaaggtcttcatattgtatgagaacttcagtgagtgaaaagtgtgccttcatcgagtaaaaattcctcattaaaaagtcttcatattgtatgagaacttcagtaagtgaaaagtgtgccttcatcgagtaaaaattcctcatttaaaagtcttcatattgtatgagaacttcagtgagtgaaaagtgtgccttcatcgagtaaaaattcctcatttaaaagtcttcatattgtatgagaacttcagtgattgaaaagtgtgccttcatccagtaaaaactcctcattaaaaattcttcatgttgtatgagaacttcagtgagtgaaaagtgtgccttcatcgagtaaaaatgcctcattaaaaattcttgatgttgtatgagaacttcagtgattgaaaagtgtgccttcatccagtaaaaactcctcattaaaaattcttcatgttgtatgagaacttcagtgagtgaaaagtgtgacttcatagagtctttatatttaaaaagtctttaTATTTTACGAGAACTtcagtgagtgaaaagtgtgccttcatcgagtaaaaatacctcattaaaaattcttcatattgtatgagaacttcagtgagtgaaaagtgtgccttcatcgagtaaaaattcctcattaaaaagtcttcatattgtatgagaacttcagtgagtgaaaagtgtgaattcatcgagtaaaaattcctcattaaaaggtcttcatattgtatgagaacttcagtgagtgaaaagtgtgccttcatcgagtaaaaattcctcattaaaaagtcttcatattgtatgagaacttcagtaagtgaaaaatgtgccttcat encodes:
- the LOC129919474 gene encoding uncharacterized protein LOC129919474, coding for MFKVFVCVFVLAVAAVSADYDFKDSEFNELLFDDFQSALDDEEALRFRRDTETADGHKECMREKHNKDKNNFCCNGKADEAHLEVMKEVRKECMAQVRGPNPTSYDPFDCEQVKAMKEQCVCTAECISKRFNLIDEHGELKRELVLVNLRAKLGDQTQWKPEAIEGLVDNCLGELNATKEMEAKKNESLEKESREEKVGCNPYPLQFYHCFWREAVQRCPAELQSDHGKCKKIREALAKGDKSIKPFLHHFGPHGDDKKSWD
- the LOC129918744 gene encoding uncharacterized protein LOC129918744; amino-acid sequence: MLKLIVCFSVLFVVSFVTADYDFNDSDFNELIFQDLTTEIEDKPLRVRRGADVESASDNPKDSHRKKAKEEKDAHCCSGEKGNPQEIEAAKEVKNKCIAEIRGESGTDDELGYDPLSCEGVQAMREKTICAAECIVKKLNLLDVNGEFKRDALLNHTRKLIGESKWKTPVLEEYLDGCLSSLKNSTTTSTEVEKEKSEKQSCNTAPLELHHCMWKKFVEGCPVEQQIDSKKCRKVRERLTKGDTSYAEKTFKKLFKHRH